In one Komagataeibacter sp. FNDCR2 genomic region, the following are encoded:
- a CDS encoding bifunctional diguanylate cyclase/phosphodiesterase: MALQHDDRLRALTRQDADFWADLVDHILIVAITDSKGVITYVNDRFCEISQYSRQELIGSTHRIVNSGYHDANFFRDMYRTITSGELWRGNICNRAKDGTLYWVATTIIPKIDDDDGEIKGYVASRFEITELMNTRDRLCELAETDTLTGLLNRGGFNTALADEVARCREPGTVQPALVMFDLDGFKQINDVHGHHAGDTVLRAIASRLIELTHPDDPVSRLGGDEFAVILHRTLEDMSLERYMDRLQAILERPIDIETVTVSVAGSIGAVLLDGTETMEDVQKNADMAMYAAKRAGGKQSQMFTQALRERAQARVTILSEARCGVERNQFEVYYQPVLNCHTLRIDQVEALLRWHHPERGLLAAEDFSDVFTDAGLAQAMGPCMIEAFQRDATIWSGHGLPPRQLAINLSRMDLVRDDYRRELEEAPKRFEMSPDNFVLEVTEAMLHGRRADQGIRHLRDLAQAGFRIALDNFGKGMTVLSHLRDLPFSQIKIDQSIVANLVGTPGACMVLSSLIEMGQGLGMEVTVEGVETREQFDLVMAMAPERIQGFFISSALSAQDILKLPQHFDRIEAHG; this comes from the coding sequence ATGGCATTGCAACACGATGACCGGCTGCGGGCACTGACACGTCAGGATGCGGATTTCTGGGCTGATCTGGTAGATCATATCCTGATTGTTGCCATTACCGACAGCAAGGGGGTTATTACGTATGTAAATGACCGCTTTTGCGAGATCAGCCAGTATTCACGGCAGGAACTGATCGGTTCTACCCATCGTATCGTTAATTCGGGGTATCATGACGCGAATTTTTTTCGTGACATGTACCGCACGATCACGTCGGGCGAACTGTGGCGGGGCAATATCTGCAACCGCGCCAAGGATGGTACGCTGTACTGGGTGGCGACCACCATCATCCCCAAAATCGACGACGATGACGGCGAGATCAAGGGGTATGTGGCCAGCCGCTTCGAGATCACCGAACTCATGAACACCCGCGACCGCCTGTGCGAACTGGCGGAAACGGATACGCTGACCGGCCTGCTCAATCGCGGCGGCTTCAATACCGCCCTGGCCGATGAGGTCGCGCGCTGTCGCGAGCCGGGCACGGTCCAGCCCGCGCTGGTCATGTTCGATCTGGATGGTTTCAAGCAGATCAACGATGTGCATGGCCACCATGCGGGCGATACCGTACTGCGCGCCATTGCCTCGCGCCTGATCGAACTCACCCATCCCGATGATCCGGTCAGCCGGCTGGGGGGGGATGAGTTCGCGGTGATCCTGCACCGCACGCTGGAGGACATGTCGCTTGAGCGGTACATGGACCGCCTTCAGGCCATTCTGGAACGCCCCATAGATATCGAGACGGTCACGGTCAGTGTCGCGGGCAGCATCGGGGCCGTGCTGCTGGACGGGACCGAGACGATGGAGGACGTGCAGAAAAACGCGGACATGGCCATGTATGCCGCCAAGCGCGCGGGCGGCAAGCAGTCGCAGATGTTCACGCAGGCGCTGCGTGAGCGCGCGCAGGCCCGTGTCACGATCCTGAGCGAGGCGCGCTGCGGTGTCGAGCGCAACCAGTTCGAGGTCTATTACCAGCCGGTCCTGAACTGCCACACCCTGCGCATCGACCAGGTCGAGGCCCTTCTGCGCTGGCACCATCCCGAACGCGGGCTGCTGGCGGCGGAAGATTTTTCCGACGTGTTCACCGATGCCGGTCTGGCGCAGGCCATGGGCCCATGCATGATCGAGGCCTTCCAGCGCGACGCCACCATATGGAGCGGCCATGGCCTGCCGCCGCGCCAGTTGGCCATCAACCTGTCGCGCATGGACCTGGTGCGTGACGATTACCGCCGTGAACTGGAAGAGGCGCCGAAGCGTTTTGAAATGTCACCGGACAATTTCGTTCTGGAAGTGACGGAAGCCATGCTGCACGGCCGCCGGGCAGATCAGGGCATCCGCCACCTGCGCGACCTTGCCCAGGCCGGGTTCCGGATCGCGCTGGATAATTTCGGCAAGGGGATGACCGTGCTGAGCCATCTGCGCGACCTGCCTTTTTCCCAGATCAAGATTGACCAGTCCATCGTGGCGAACCTTGTGGGCACCCCCGGTGCGTGCATGGTCCTGTCCAGCCTGATCGAGATGGGGCAGGGGCTGGGAATGGAAGTTACGGTGGAAGGGGTCGAAACCCGCGAACAGTTCGATCTGGTCATGGCCATGGCGCCGGAGCGGATACAGGGATTCTTCATTTCCTCGGCCCTGTCGGCGCAGGATATCCTGAAACTTCCGCAGCATTTTGACCGGATAGAGGCCCATGGCTGA
- a CDS encoding EAL domain-containing protein: MWCSSRADVLEFTVDQPKISADVLLSAMEQAIDPMVVIDEHNSIIFFNPAAEKIWGLSREKVMGQNVDCLIPVPDRAQHNEFIDRNRATGIGRIVGTSREVEFQRANGEHVTGELSISRVQLTDTSRIYYIAVMKDVTEQSRQRKILILQNDVLQALASDQTLREVGDLLCRRVDRFVPDGMAALILIDRTHQLKVLASPGMPARFRTALDSIVITDEQLTELGQDPASSNAVVWSSYQSVARSLGLERCCSSTIISRTGQIMGIFAIYMRGNDEAREWPERVVSTCVPFCALAIEQNETRLHIAKLSNFDRLTGLLNRTSLHNIIDRLIMRGGDSRFSLFMVDIDRFRDINDALGHVNADRFLIEIGRRIRSQVTDDCIVSRSGGDEFIIVIPDCPHEKAELFAEGLINTIAKPLQVEENTLSISCCVGICTFPENGPDSETLLSLADVAAHQAKEDGRGVYRFAGHEKNQVAQERLMLGSALRDSLAKGLLKLHYQPQVETMTGGLYGVEALSRWHHPKLGNIYPSRFIAVAEETGQIEAIGRWSLQEACQQMVKWDKAGMHVPTVSVNLSAVHFRNRALPEFISNLLEHHDLTPDRLTVEITESVMMDGSGDTEEVLHGIRKLDVGLSMDDFGTGYSSLSRLTRLPLSEIKIDRSFINDFEHDANAQAVTMAVIGIGSRLGLTVVTEGVETVQQHRLLEKLHCDVMQGYLFARPLPPADLENWFRTGQERGSFILPVADEQGAAGAGAQS, translated from the coding sequence ATGTGGTGCAGCAGTCGCGCCGATGTTCTGGAGTTTACGGTGGATCAGCCGAAGATTAGCGCCGACGTCCTGCTTTCCGCGATGGAGCAGGCGATTGACCCCATGGTCGTGATTGATGAGCATAACAGCATCATCTTCTTTAATCCGGCAGCCGAGAAGATATGGGGTCTCTCACGGGAAAAGGTCATGGGGCAGAATGTGGACTGTCTCATCCCCGTGCCGGATCGCGCACAGCATAACGAGTTCATCGACCGTAACCGCGCGACGGGAATCGGCCGGATCGTCGGCACATCGCGTGAGGTCGAGTTCCAGCGCGCCAATGGCGAGCATGTGACGGGTGAACTCTCGATCTCGCGCGTGCAACTGACCGATACGAGCAGGATCTACTACATCGCCGTTATGAAGGACGTGACGGAGCAGAGCCGCCAGCGCAAGATTCTCATCCTCCAGAACGACGTGCTTCAGGCCCTGGCTTCCGACCAGACCCTAAGGGAAGTGGGCGACCTGCTGTGCCGCCGGGTGGACAGGTTCGTGCCCGATGGCATGGCCGCGCTGATACTGATCGACCGGACGCACCAGCTCAAGGTTCTCGCCTCGCCCGGCATGCCCGCCCGTTTCCGCACGGCGCTGGACAGCATTGTCATTACGGACGAACAGCTTACCGAACTGGGGCAGGATCCGGCCAGCAGCAATGCGGTCGTATGGTCGAGCTACCAGTCCGTCGCCCGTTCGCTGGGGCTGGAGCGGTGCTGCTCATCCACCATCATCTCGCGCACCGGGCAGATAATGGGAATTTTCGCCATTTACATGCGCGGCAACGACGAGGCGCGGGAATGGCCCGAGCGCGTGGTCTCGACCTGCGTACCGTTCTGCGCGCTGGCGATCGAACAGAACGAGACGCGGCTGCATATCGCCAAGCTGTCCAATTTCGACCGCCTGACCGGGCTGCTCAACCGTACCTCGCTGCACAACATCATCGACCGGCTGATCATGCGCGGCGGTGACAGCCGGTTCTCGCTGTTCATGGTCGATATCGACCGTTTCCGGGACATCAACGATGCGCTCGGCCATGTGAATGCCGACCGTTTCCTGATCGAGATCGGGCGGCGCATCCGCTCGCAGGTCACGGATGACTGCATCGTCAGCCGTTCGGGGGGGGATGAGTTCATCATCGTCATTCCCGACTGCCCGCATGAAAAGGCGGAGCTGTTTGCCGAAGGGCTGATCAACACCATCGCCAAGCCACTGCAGGTGGAGGAGAACACGCTCAGCATCTCGTGCTGCGTGGGGATATGCACCTTCCCCGAAAACGGACCCGACAGCGAAACCCTGCTCAGCCTGGCCGATGTGGCGGCCCACCAGGCCAAGGAAGACGGTCGCGGCGTCTATCGCTTCGCGGGGCATGAGAAGAACCAGGTGGCGCAGGAGCGGCTCATGCTCGGCTCGGCGCTGCGGGACTCGCTGGCCAAGGGCCTGCTGAAGCTGCATTACCAGCCGCAGGTGGAAACCATGACCGGCGGCCTGTACGGGGTGGAAGCCCTGTCACGGTGGCACCATCCCAAGCTGGGCAACATCTATCCTTCCCGCTTCATCGCCGTGGCGGAGGAAACCGGGCAGATCGAGGCCATTGGCCGGTGGTCCCTGCAGGAAGCCTGCCAGCAGATGGTGAAATGGGACAAGGCGGGCATGCATGTGCCGACCGTTTCGGTCAATCTGTCCGCGGTGCATTTCCGCAACCGCGCGCTGCCCGAATTCATCTCGAACCTGCTTGAACACCATGACCTCACGCCCGACCGCCTGACGGTGGAAATTACGGAAAGCGTGATGATGGATGGCAGCGGCGATACGGAAGAGGTGCTGCACGGCATCCGCAAGCTTGATGTCGGCCTGTCGATGGATGATTTCGGCACGGGTTATTCCTCGCTGTCGCGGCTGACGCGCCTGCCGCTGAGCGAGATCAAGATCGACCGCAGCTTCATCAATGATTTCGAGCATGACGCCAACGCACAGGCCGTGACCATGGCGGTGATCGGGATCGGCAGCAGGCTGGGGCTGACGGTCGTGACCGAAGGGGTGGAGACGGTACAGCAGCATCGCCTTTTGGAAAAATTGCATTGCGATGTTATGCAGGGTTATCTTTTCGCCAGGCCGCTTCCACCGGCCGATCTGGAAAATTGGTTCCGGACAGGGCAGGAACGCGGCTCGTTTATTCTTCCCGTGGCGGATGAGCAGGGTGCTGCAGGGGCTGGCGCGCAGTCATAG
- a CDS encoding 1-acyl-sn-glycerol-3-phosphate acyltransferase: MIADFIRRFIRRRSPSPVTSLPARRASRQVIAPEAGSDAARAVAAMSVAPSGRMRDYARTARCVGRLAAITVWVPLSVGFEALLLVLPGTAKIRWTRMVWGGLCLLLSLRIRVVGRRAGGVGGRRARQRGERPVIYVSNHSTWLDVPVLGTVLPSNFVAKGDIEGWPIMGLVSRIGRTIFVSRQRSTTGRERDEMLHRLMVEGDNLILFPEGTSSDGSRVLPFLSAFFAIAKPPRLPPGREPAEAPSEAALIAAKPGMIPLIQPVSVVYDQLEGVPVNRARRPVFAWYGDMELGPHVWQLLKWRSMRATVLLHPPLDPADFPSRKALAQAAWRAVSAGAAELRQNIPQPESESAYACRPLAGMLPQDLERQRG; the protein is encoded by the coding sequence ATGATCGCCGATTTCATCCGCCGCTTCATCCGGCGTCGTTCTCCGTCACCTGTTACCTCGCTGCCCGCGCGGCGCGCTTCACGGCAGGTGATCGCACCGGAAGCCGGATCGGACGCGGCGCGGGCCGTGGCCGCCATGTCCGTGGCGCCGTCGGGGCGTATGCGTGACTATGCCCGTACCGCGCGCTGCGTGGGGCGGCTTGCGGCCATTACCGTATGGGTGCCGCTGTCGGTCGGGTTCGAAGCACTGCTGCTGGTATTGCCCGGCACGGCCAAGATCCGCTGGACGCGCATGGTCTGGGGCGGGCTGTGCCTGCTGCTTTCGCTGCGCATCCGGGTGGTGGGCCGCAGGGCGGGCGGCGTGGGCGGGCGGCGCGCGCGCCAGCGCGGTGAGCGGCCGGTCATTTACGTCTCCAACCATTCCACATGGCTTGACGTGCCGGTGCTTGGCACGGTGCTGCCTTCCAATTTCGTGGCCAAGGGCGATATCGAGGGCTGGCCCATCATGGGGCTGGTCTCGCGTATCGGGCGGACCATATTCGTCAGCCGCCAGCGCAGCACCACGGGCCGCGAACGCGATGAGATGCTGCACCGGCTCATGGTGGAAGGCGACAACCTGATCCTGTTCCCCGAAGGTACGTCGTCGGACGGGTCGCGCGTGCTGCCCTTCCTGTCGGCCTTTTTCGCCATTGCCAAGCCGCCGCGCCTGCCGCCGGGCAGGGAACCGGCCGAAGCCCCCAGCGAGGCCGCCCTTATTGCCGCGAAGCCGGGCATGATACCGCTGATCCAGCCGGTTTCCGTCGTGTATGACCAGCTTGAAGGCGTGCCGGTCAATCGTGCGCGGCGTCCGGTCTTCGCGTGGTATGGCGACATGGAACTTGGCCCGCATGTGTGGCAGTTGCTCAAATGGCGGTCGATGCGCGCGACCGTGCTGCTGCATCCCCCGCTTGACCCGGCGGATTTTCCCAGCCGCAAGGCGCTGGCGCAGGCGGCGTGGCGCGCGGTTTCGGCCGGCGCGGCCGAGTTGCGCCAGAACATACCCCAGCCCGAAAGCGAGAGTGCCTACGCCTGCCGCCCGCTTGCCGGTATGTTACCACAGGATCTCGAACGCCAGCGGGGCTGA
- a CDS encoding extracellular solute-binding protein gives MPTRSRRGRSVAVTTALIIMAALGSAPARAADDALNVLTWCDHEDPELLTPFEQANNVRIHFKDIDSTDAIRAIVRQSQPGDWDVVIMDETDAPRLAADGLLMALDPADFPAAEVPAPIADPATGSYRGQLYSVPEKYDYNAVAFNQARINAADMNDINAIWQPRYRGRIAIYDSYLPVLSYIALALGRDPAHLVDADLPALHARLAALRANAALVDDMPGVQQALADGQVDIVVGGGAWTTAGVDEDGAVAAGPATPAAARTDLTFTVPRQGGMRWQHGISVIAASQRKALALAFARYLRTPAAQARLATSSCYRGMPASPLAPLDAADRAALHWEDQPAYIAASHPYPVMDRAMDGRLRAMWDDVMKHGAGAPVAPPTPVRAGDDETAQP, from the coding sequence ATGCCCACACGCAGCCGTCGCGGCAGGTCCGTTGCCGTAACGACCGCCCTCATCATCATGGCCGCCCTCGGCTCCGCCCCGGCGCGGGCGGCGGATGATGCGCTGAATGTGCTGACATGGTGCGATCATGAAGACCCCGAACTGCTCACGCCCTTCGAGCAGGCCAACAACGTGCGCATCCACTTCAAGGATATCGACAGCACGGACGCCATCCGCGCCATCGTGCGGCAGTCACAGCCGGGGGACTGGGATGTCGTCATCATGGATGAGACGGACGCCCCGCGCCTCGCCGCCGACGGGCTGCTGATGGCGCTGGACCCGGCGGACTTTCCCGCCGCCGAGGTGCCCGCCCCGATTGCCGACCCGGCAACGGGATCCTATCGGGGGCAACTTTATTCCGTGCCCGAAAAATACGACTACAACGCCGTGGCCTTCAATCAGGCGCGTATCAACGCCGCCGACATGAACGACATCAACGCGATCTGGCAGCCGCGCTATCGCGGGCGGATCGCGATTTATGACAGTTACCTGCCGGTGCTGTCCTATATCGCGCTGGCCCTGGGCCGGGATCCCGCCCATCTGGTCGATGCGGACCTGCCCGCCCTGCATGCCCGGCTGGCGGCCCTGCGCGCCAATGCCGCGCTGGTGGACGACATGCCCGGCGTGCAGCAGGCGCTGGCCGATGGGCAGGTGGATATTGTGGTTGGCGGCGGCGCATGGACCACCGCCGGCGTGGATGAAGACGGCGCCGTCGCCGCCGGCCCGGCCACGCCAGCGGCGGCCCGCACCGACCTGACCTTTACCGTGCCCCGGCAGGGGGGCATGCGCTGGCAGCACGGGATTTCGGTCATCGCGGCCTCGCAGCGCAAGGCGCTCGCCCTTGCCTTCGCACGCTATCTGCGCACGCCCGCCGCGCAGGCCCGGCTGGCCACGTCATCATGTTACCGGGGCATGCCAGCCAGCCCCCTCGCCCCGCTCGACGCCGCCGACAGGGCAGCCCTGCACTGGGAAGACCAGCCCGCCTACATCGCGGCAAGCCACCCCTATCCCGTCATGGACCGCGCGATGGACGGCAGGCTGCGCGCCATGTGGGACGACGTGATGAAACATGGCGCGGGCGCGCCTGTCGCGCCCCCCACCCCTGTCCGGGCGGGGGACGACGAGACGGCTCAGCCGTAA
- a CDS encoding CbtA family protein: protein MAGRLLLRGMLAGILAACLAFGFARIFGEPQVNLAIAFESALDAASGEPPEPELVSRGVQASLGLLTAAIMYGAAYGGLFALVFATAYGRIGRFSPRMLALLLAGAGFLAVVVVPDLKYPANPPAVGQPETIGMRTVAYFEMVVFSLCALTLAVLAGRALAARMGHWNATLCGGAVFVVLVALLQWALPDIHEVPDNFPAVVLWRFREAALGMQLVLWGGLGLIFGTLADRVLARRNSAHYG, encoded by the coding sequence ATGGCCGGGCGCCTTCTGCTGCGAGGCATGCTGGCCGGTATTCTCGCGGCCTGTCTCGCCTTCGGTTTCGCCCGGATCTTCGGGGAACCGCAGGTCAACCTGGCCATTGCCTTTGAATCCGCGCTGGATGCGGCGTCCGGTGAACCGCCGGAGCCGGAACTGGTCAGCCGGGGGGTGCAGGCGTCGCTTGGCCTGCTGACTGCCGCCATCATGTACGGCGCCGCCTATGGGGGCCTGTTCGCGCTGGTGTTCGCGACCGCTTATGGCCGGATCGGGCGTTTTTCACCCCGTATGCTGGCGCTGCTGCTGGCGGGGGCGGGTTTTCTGGCGGTGGTTGTGGTGCCTGACCTGAAATACCCCGCCAATCCCCCCGCTGTGGGCCAGCCGGAAACGATCGGCATGCGTACGGTGGCGTATTTCGAGATGGTGGTCTTTTCGCTGTGCGCGCTGACACTGGCGGTTCTGGCCGGGCGGGCGCTGGCCGCCCGGATGGGCCACTGGAACGCCACGTTATGTGGCGGGGCCGTGTTCGTGGTGCTGGTCGCCCTGCTACAATGGGCGCTGCCCGACATTCATGAAGTGCCCGATAATTTCCCCGCCGTGGTGCTGTGGCGCTTTCGTGAGGCCGCGCTGGGCATGCAACTGGTCCTGTGGGGCGGTCTTGGCCTGATATTCGGCACGCTGGCGGACCGGGTCCTGGCGCGCCGGAACAGCGCGCATTACGGCTGA
- a CDS encoding peroxiredoxin, protein MRYFYRRSRWCLPGLCLPLVGVLAFAGFVCFSPARAALPVGSQAPLFDARATRNGSEFSFHLADALRQGPVVLYFYPAAFTRGCTMEAHDFANAMDQYTALGATVIGVSTDDMPTLDRFSVSEGHGRFPVAADPQGQIARMYDSRLPLLNRANRTSYVIAPDGKVIYAYSALSPEGHVTHTLDALRQWRAAHGQASRVSLPPAASPAKP, encoded by the coding sequence ATGAGGTATTTTTACAGGCGTTCGCGCTGGTGCCTGCCGGGACTGTGCCTGCCGCTGGTGGGGGTGCTGGCTTTCGCCGGGTTCGTATGTTTCTCCCCCGCGCGTGCCGCCCTGCCGGTGGGCAGCCAGGCCCCGCTGTTCGATGCCAGGGCCACCCGCAATGGCAGCGAGTTCAGCTTCCATCTGGCCGATGCGCTGCGGCAGGGGCCGGTCGTGCTGTATTTCTACCCCGCCGCCTTTACCCGTGGCTGCACCATGGAAGCGCATGACTTCGCCAACGCCATGGATCAGTACACCGCCCTCGGGGCCACGGTCATTGGCGTCTCGACCGATGACATGCCGACCCTCGACCGCTTTTCCGTAAGCGAGGGCCATGGCCGTTTTCCCGTCGCCGCCGACCCGCAGGGCCAGATCGCGCGCATGTATGACAGCCGCCTGCCGCTGCTCAACCGCGCCAATCGCACCTCCTACGTCATCGCGCCCGATGGAAAGGTCATCTACGCCTACAGCGCGCTTTCGCCCGAAGGCCACGTGACCCACACGCTCGATGCGCTGCGGCAGTGGCGCGCCGCCCACGGGCAGGCCAGCCGGGTTTCGCTTCCCCCGGCCGCATCCCCTGCCAAACCGTAA
- a CDS encoding lytic transglycosylase domain-containing protein produces the protein MAAAQAGAVSDTTGGNDTVRGGPSASRRPFLHWIALGLAGMLAACAQNGPRQMSDEQMLQEADSYRARAHASYTPPGPPGDPWGPYITEASQRFDVPDIWIRQVMQRESGGQLYRNGQFVTSLPGAMGLMQLMPPTYDEMRARYSLGPDAFEPHDNIVAGTAYIREMYDIYGSPGFLAAYNSGPGRLDEFLDRYHTLPKETRDYVASIGPRIAGVTPANRSQADMLIEARALARAQAQQQGRNRGRRLLASASARQQAPATDTLAISPQAAAIRAAWSAREHSGIAPMVPASGQPGVISMADGRAWSVQVGAFGSAGQAAQAAGQARAKVSFGGIHTQVASVASQHGHVYRARLTGLSHEAAQKICQQLGGGGCQILPPTT, from the coding sequence ATGGCGGCAGCGCAGGCAGGGGCGGTATCTGACACCACGGGCGGCAATGATACGGTCAGGGGTGGTCCATCCGCCTCCCGCCGCCCTTTCCTGCACTGGATCGCGCTCGGGCTGGCCGGGATGCTGGCCGCCTGCGCCCAGAACGGCCCGCGCCAGATGAGCGATGAACAGATGCTGCAGGAGGCCGATTCCTACCGCGCCCGCGCCCATGCCAGCTATACCCCGCCCGGCCCGCCCGGTGACCCGTGGGGGCCCTATATTACCGAGGCGTCCCAGCGTTTCGATGTGCCTGATATCTGGATACGGCAGGTCATGCAGCGCGAGTCGGGCGGGCAGCTTTACCGCAATGGGCAGTTCGTGACCTCGCTGCCCGGGGCGATGGGGCTCATGCAGCTCATGCCCCCCACCTATGACGAGATGCGTGCGCGTTACAGCCTCGGTCCCGATGCGTTCGAGCCGCACGACAATATCGTGGCGGGCACGGCCTATATCCGTGAAATGTACGATATTTACGGCTCACCGGGTTTTCTGGCCGCCTATAACAGCGGGCCGGGGCGACTGGATGAGTTTCTGGACCGCTACCATACCCTGCCCAAGGAAACGCGCGATTATGTCGCTTCCATCGGGCCACGGATCGCGGGTGTTACGCCCGCCAACCGTTCCCAGGCGGACATGCTGATCGAGGCGCGCGCGCTTGCCCGCGCGCAGGCGCAGCAGCAGGGACGCAACCGGGGCCGCAGGCTGCTGGCCTCGGCTTCGGCCCGGCAGCAGGCCCCGGCGACCGACACACTGGCCATTTCGCCGCAGGCGGCGGCGATCCGCGCGGCATGGAGCGCGCGTGAACACAGCGGCATCGCCCCCATGGTCCCGGCCTCGGGGCAACCGGGTGTCATCAGCATGGCGGACGGGCGCGCCTGGTCGGTGCAGGTGGGGGCCTTCGGTTCGGCCGGGCAGGCGGCGCAGGCGGCGGGGCAGGCCCGGGCCAAAGTTTCCTTTGGCGGGATACATACGCAGGTTGCGAGCGTTGCATCGCAACATGGTCATGTCTATCGTGCAAGGCTGACCGGCCTGTCGCACGAGGCGGCGCAGAAGATCTGCCAGCAACTGGGCGGGGGTGGATGCCAGATCCTGCCACCGACCACATGA
- a CDS encoding aldo/keto reductase, translating to MMTTIPLLTLNDGHRIPAMGFGTYPLDNPQAERAVREALDAGYRLFDTASRYGNESGVGTGLISYDIGREDIFVTTKLRGADQGYDSTLRAFDRSLELLKMSYVDLYLIHWPLPAKDLYVESWKALIELRDQGRVRSIGVSNFLPEHLQRLIDETGVTPAVNQIEMHVDFAQTEQRALHARLGILTEAWSPLGRGRILENPTLRRVAERHGKSPVQVMLRWVVQTGSVPIPKSAHPDRMRANLQSFSFQLTDEDMRDLATLDAPGHRTGEDPATCTEE from the coding sequence ATCATGACCACCATCCCCCTGCTTACCCTGAATGACGGCCACAGGATTCCGGCAATGGGTTTCGGCACCTACCCGCTGGACAACCCGCAGGCCGAACGCGCGGTGCGCGAGGCGCTTGACGCGGGCTACCGGCTGTTCGACACGGCATCGCGCTATGGCAATGAAAGCGGGGTCGGAACGGGGCTGATCAGCTATGATATCGGACGTGAGGACATTTTTGTCACCACCAAACTGCGTGGCGCGGACCAGGGATATGACAGCACGTTGCGCGCCTTCGACCGCAGCCTTGAACTGCTGAAGATGAGCTATGTGGATCTCTACCTCATCCACTGGCCGTTGCCCGCCAAGGATCTGTACGTGGAAAGCTGGAAGGCCCTTATCGAACTGCGCGACCAGGGGCGCGTGCGCTCCATCGGCGTTTCCAACTTCCTGCCCGAACACCTCCAGCGCCTGATTGACGAGACCGGCGTCACCCCCGCCGTCAACCAGATCGAGATGCATGTTGACTTCGCCCAGACCGAGCAGCGCGCCCTCCATGCCCGGCTCGGCATCCTGACCGAAGCCTGGAGCCCGCTGGGCCGGGGGCGGATACTGGAAAACCCGACCCTGCGGCGCGTGGCGGAGCGGCACGGAAAATCGCCCGTGCAGGTCATGCTGCGCTGGGTGGTGCAGACCGGCTCGGTACCCATTCCCAAAAGCGCGCATCCCGACCGCATGCGCGCCAACCTCCAGTCCTTCAGCTTCCAGCTTACGGATGAGGACATGCGCGACCTCGCCACGCTGGACGCGCCGGGCCACCGCACCGGGGAAGACCCCGCCACCTGCACCGAGGAATAA